AATCATTGTTCGGCCCTAGCTACGAATTGGATCATATTATCCAAATGTAGAGCCGAAGATTCTTTAAATCCATTACTCAGCAGCTCCCACTGTTCCAATTTGATCTTCATTCCTCCTTTTTTTGCTTCTGGTTCTCGATTCTCATCCACCATGGAAGCTCTCATCTCCCAGTTCACCTTCCTCTCCGATCGAGCTTTACAAGACAAGAATTTCGACCCTTCCACCATTGAAGACCTCATGAAGCTCTTCGAGATCGAAGCCTACAATTCCTGGGCAGCCATGGAGCTCCAACACCAGAACGAGGTTCGAGACGCTGAGATCGCGATGCAGCAGGCTGAGGATTATCTCGATTCCGTCATGGAAGATGCTATGGATG
This genomic window from Cucurbita pepo subsp. pepo cultivar mu-cu-16 chromosome LG01, ASM280686v2, whole genome shotgun sequence contains:
- the LOC111795549 gene encoding uncharacterized protein LOC111795549 isoform X2, yielding MILILNYVLGSIRTLKFFGPLSVESWDRRVGSIEVRARVNHCSALATNWIILSKCRAEDSLNPLLSSSHCSNLIFIPPFFASGSRFSSTMEALISQFTFLSDRALQDKNFDPSTIEDLMKLFEIEAYNSWAAMELQHQNEVRDAEIAMQQAEDYLDSVMEDAMDEFRRFEEEFDRMAEAELQDLVDKSEKARKMGRLMEKAAAVASKRYMEAAMNSATASMRSAWKAISSNKVHPS